A window from Lachnoanaerobaculum umeaense encodes these proteins:
- the csm6 gene encoding type III-A CRISPR-associated CARF protein Csm6, which produces MNILFSPLGGNDPVSEKNFFDGSMIHICRYYDIDKVYLYMTKEIWEKHEKDNRYVFFINKLAEYKNKKIEYIIIDDKDCENVQVYDQFLFKFEKEINNIISSLSDEDRFFINISSGTPAMKNALVILQDLNEYDCKFIQVATPTKRMNENEHSNNPDWESMWEFNLELEINGENRCTENKCPSLSRLRKEEIIKKHIDEYDYRAALSVAEGMDKRSTGHYIDELARAVNRYNLDMKKVDADYKEGSIDMTPVKSGNARKIFEYALWLSTKLKRKEYIDFIRGITPIVVELFEVVLKGRGKLDINDYCKMGDNKVRMWDSSKVINKLPGRDDSIQDIVNKEYQLKNNYSNSEKKFELKMIYSEALLYLIKNIIDNTDLAETASNIRSVEANVRNLAAHDIVSLDEKNIEEKTEFTPEKIMGMIKKLFAYTSFGIKKEDWNSYEDMNQELKRRISEHREETTSC; this is translated from the coding sequence ATGAATATACTCTTTTCACCACTTGGGGGAAATGATCCTGTATCAGAGAAGAATTTTTTTGATGGTTCTATGATACATATATGTAGATACTATGATATTGATAAAGTTTATCTATACATGACAAAGGAGATATGGGAAAAACATGAAAAAGACAATAGATATGTATTTTTTATAAATAAGCTGGCAGAATATAAAAACAAGAAGATAGAATATATTATTATTGATGATAAAGACTGTGAAAATGTTCAAGTTTATGACCAGTTTTTATTTAAGTTTGAAAAAGAAATAAATAATATTATAAGTTCATTAAGTGATGAGGATAGGTTTTTCATTAATATTTCTTCAGGAACACCGGCGATGAAAAATGCTTTGGTAATATTACAGGATTTGAATGAGTATGACTGTAAATTTATTCAAGTTGCTACTCCTACAAAGCGTATGAATGAGAATGAACATAGCAATAATCCTGACTGGGAATCAATGTGGGAGTTTAATTTAGAACTGGAAATAAACGGTGAGAACAGGTGTACTGAGAATAAGTGTCCATCACTATCAAGACTTAGAAAAGAAGAAATTATAAAAAAACATATCGATGAATATGACTACAGAGCGGCATTGTCAGTAGCGGAAGGTATGGATAAGCGTAGTACAGGACATTATATTGATGAACTGGCTCGAGCAGTAAACAGATATAATCTCGATATGAAAAAAGTAGATGCTGACTACAAAGAAGGCAGTATTGATATGACTCCGGTAAAGTCGGGAAATGCAAGAAAAATATTTGAGTATGCACTTTGGTTGAGTACAAAGCTGAAGAGAAAAGAATATATTGATTTTATAAGAGGAATAACCCCTATAGTAGTTGAATTATTTGAAGTAGTGCTTAAGGGTAGAGGTAAGCTTGATATTAATGATTATTGTAAGATGGGCGATAATAAAGTCAGAATGTGGGATTCATCTAAAGTTATAAATAAATTGCCGGGAAGGGATGATAGCATTCAAGATATAGTAAATAAAGAATATCAACTAAAAAACAATTACAGTAATAGTGAGAAAAAATTCGAGCTAAAAATGATATATTCTGAAGCATTATTATATTTAATAAAAAATATAATAGATAATACTGATTTGGCTGAAACGGCATCTAATATTAGAAGTGTAGAAGCAAATGTTAGAAATTTAGCAGCACATGATATCGTTTCACTTGATGAAAAAAATATAGAAGAAAAGACCGAATTTACTCCGGAGAAAATCATGGGTATGATAAAGAAGCTGTTTGCATATACTAGCTTTGGAATCAAGAAAGAGGACTGGAACTCATATGAGGATATGAATCAAGAGCTGAAGAGAAGAATCAGTGAGCACAGAGAGGAAACTACTTCATGTTAA